From the genome of Pseudomonas yamanorum, one region includes:
- a CDS encoding efflux transporter outer membrane subunit, translating to MKRLLATAGLGLLLSACQVVGPDYKLPDKAAVNRGDLQGQLAGEGSNVVSAPVPADWWKLYQDPRLDKLVEQAMASNTDLRVAAANLQRSRYQVQQAESAGGWSAGAKAEAQRLQESGEAYLLTEKVPVANIGAASISTSYQFDLFGTLQRGIESSQASADAAQAAADIARITLVADVVRSYTQVCAANEELAIANESLDLQAQSTHLTQRLRDAGRGDETQVTRSQTQYKSLRAEMPRYEALRQAGLFRLSMLLAKPLNQLPAGTAQCAELPHIAQLLPVGDGATLLKRRPDVRQAERQLAAATARIGVATGALYPDISIGATVGTVGILDDLGTPATNRWGFGPLISWTLPTNGARARIHEAEAATQGALAHFDGVVLNAIRETQTGLAQYTAQLQRRDALADAGASAKEAAEQTHRFFQAGRASFLADLQATRTYTDVRAQLAAANTQVAMSQIDLFLALGGGWESGRTQATQASKP from the coding sequence ATGAAACGGCTTTTAGCAACCGCCGGGCTGGGGTTGTTGCTGTCGGCCTGCCAAGTGGTGGGCCCCGATTACAAGCTGCCGGACAAGGCGGCCGTGAACCGTGGTGACCTTCAGGGCCAGTTGGCCGGGGAGGGCAGCAATGTGGTGTCGGCGCCGGTGCCGGCGGACTGGTGGAAGCTCTATCAAGACCCGCGCCTGGATAAGCTGGTGGAGCAGGCCATGGCCTCCAACACCGACCTGCGGGTGGCTGCGGCCAACTTGCAGCGCTCGCGCTATCAAGTGCAGCAAGCCGAATCTGCCGGCGGCTGGAGTGCCGGCGCCAAAGCGGAAGCCCAGCGCCTGCAAGAATCCGGTGAGGCCTATTTGCTGACGGAAAAAGTCCCGGTGGCCAATATCGGCGCCGCGAGCATCAGCACGTCCTACCAATTCGATCTGTTCGGCACCTTGCAGCGCGGCATTGAAAGCTCCCAGGCCAGCGCCGACGCGGCCCAGGCGGCGGCCGATATCGCCCGTATCACCCTGGTGGCCGACGTGGTGCGCTCCTACACCCAAGTGTGCGCGGCCAATGAAGAGCTGGCGATCGCCAACGAGTCCCTCGACCTGCAAGCCCAGAGCACGCACCTGACCCAGCGCCTGCGGGATGCCGGGCGGGGTGATGAAACCCAGGTCACCCGTTCGCAAACCCAGTACAAATCCTTGCGCGCCGAAATGCCGCGCTATGAAGCACTGCGCCAGGCGGGGCTGTTCCGCCTGTCGATGCTGCTGGCCAAGCCACTGAATCAACTGCCGGCCGGCACCGCGCAATGCGCCGAACTGCCGCATATCGCCCAATTGCTGCCGGTAGGCGACGGCGCCACGCTGCTCAAGCGTCGCCCTGATGTGCGCCAGGCCGAACGCCAACTGGCGGCTGCCACTGCGCGCATCGGTGTGGCCACCGGCGCGCTGTACCCGGACATCAGCATCGGGGCCACCGTCGGCACCGTGGGTATCCTGGATGACCTGGGCACGCCGGCCACCAACCGCTGGGGCTTTGGCCCGCTGATCAGTTGGACGCTGCCGACCAACGGCGCCCGCGCGCGCATCCATGAAGCCGAAGCCGCGACCCAGGGCGCCCTGGCGCATTTCGACGGCGTGGTGCTCAACGCCATCCGCGAAACCCAGACGGGCCTGGCGCAATACACCGCGCAACTGCAACGTCGCGATGCGTTGGCCGATGCCGGCGCCTCGGCCAAAGAGGCCGCGGAGCAGACGCACCGCTTCTTCCAGGCCGGCCGCGCGTCGTTCCTGGCCGACCTGCAAGCCACTCGCACCTACACCGATGTGCGGGCGCAACTGGCGGCGGCGAACACCCAGGTTGCCATGAGCCAGATCGATTTGTTCCTGGCCCTGGGCGGCGGCTGGGAAAGTGGACGAACGCAAGCCACACAAGCCAGCAAACCCTGA
- a CDS encoding efflux RND transporter periplasmic adaptor subunit, translating into MKKPFLTIGRVVLTLLVVTFACVVVWRMVMYYMFAPWTRDGHIRADIVQIAPDVSGLIQQVDVRDNQLVVRGQVLFSVDQDRFKLALRQAQAAVADRQETLAQAVRENKRNRGLGNLVASEQLEESQSRVARAQSALAESQVAVDAAQLNLDRSVIRSPVDGYINDRAPRNQEFVTAGRPVLSVVDSNSFHIDGYFEETKLDGIHVGQSVDIRVIGDNARLRGHVQSIVAGIEDRDRTSGSNLLPNVNPAFSWVRLAQRIPVRIAFDDVPADFRMIAGRTATVSIIGDKPKSENQP; encoded by the coding sequence ATGAAAAAACCTTTTTTGACCATCGGCCGTGTAGTCCTGACGTTATTGGTGGTGACCTTCGCCTGCGTCGTCGTGTGGCGCATGGTGATGTACTACATGTTCGCCCCCTGGACCCGTGACGGCCACATCCGTGCCGACATCGTGCAGATCGCCCCGGACGTGTCCGGGCTGATCCAGCAAGTGGACGTGCGTGACAACCAATTGGTGGTGCGCGGCCAGGTGCTGTTCTCCGTCGACCAGGACCGCTTCAAGCTGGCCCTGCGCCAAGCCCAGGCCGCTGTGGCTGACCGCCAGGAAACCCTGGCCCAGGCCGTGCGCGAGAACAAGCGTAACCGTGGCCTCGGCAACCTGGTGGCCAGCGAGCAACTGGAAGAAAGCCAGTCCCGCGTGGCCCGTGCCCAATCGGCCCTGGCGGAGTCGCAAGTGGCGGTGGATGCCGCGCAGCTCAACCTGGACCGCTCGGTGATCCGTAGCCCGGTGGACGGTTACATCAACGACCGTGCGCCGCGTAACCAGGAGTTCGTGACCGCCGGGCGCCCGGTGTTGTCGGTGGTGGACAGCAACTCCTTCCACATCGACGGCTATTTTGAAGAGACTAAGCTCGACGGCATCCACGTCGGCCAGAGCGTCGACATCCGCGTGATCGGCGACAACGCTCGCCTGCGCGGGCATGTGCAGAGCATCGTCGCCGGTATCGAAGACCGTGACCGCACCAGCGGCTCCAACCTGCTGCCCAACGTCAACCCGGCGTTCAGCTGGGTGCGCCTGGCCCAGCGGATTCCGGTGCGCATCGCGTTTGACGACGTGCCGGCGGACTTCCGCATGATTGCCGGGCGCACTGCCACGGTGTCGATCATCGGCGATAAACCCAAGTCGGAGAACCAGCCATGA
- a CDS encoding DUF1656 domain-containing protein, whose translation MIGDLDISGVFLPTLLVLMGITYVLYLVVHGLLTRVHFYRLVWHRALFNVGLYALLLGAVDSLSRYLMT comes from the coding sequence ATGATCGGTGATCTGGATATCAGCGGGGTATTCCTGCCCACGCTGCTGGTGCTGATGGGCATTACGTATGTGCTGTACCTGGTGGTGCACGGGCTGTTGACCCGCGTCCACTTCTATCGCCTGGTCTGGCACCGGGCATTGTTCAATGTGGGTCTCTACGCTCTGTTGCTGGGCGCAGTGGATTCACTCAGTCGATACCTCATGACATGA
- a CDS encoding FUSC family protein, with protein sequence MNGFFTGMPPAKDWFYGVRTFAASMIALYIAMLMQMPRPYWAMATVYIVSSPFVGPTSSKALYRAVGTFMGAAAAVFFVPMFVQTPYLLVVVIALWTGILLFLSLHLRTANSYALMLAGYTLPLIALPVVDNPLAVWDVAEARTEEIFLGIAVAAVVGAMFWPRRLAPVFDDSVSKWFADAQVYSQRFLSRNVQPDEISTLRGGMVATFNTLELMIGQLPHEGSRPQTVRNTKELRGRMIHLLPVIDALDDAVYALEHRAPELLDRFTPLLTAANEWLASTQKDAPLERWRVLRDQIEALQPDADALDDRHQLLFSNALYRLGEWVDLWQDCRSLQAAIQCESQDSWRAVYRHWRLGRLTPFLDRGLMFYSAFSTVTAIIVASVLWILLGWTDGGSAVILAAVACSFFASMDDPAPQIYRFFFWTAMSVLFASLYLFLVLPNLHDFPMLVLAFSVPFICIGTLTVQPRFYLGMLLTLVNTSSFISIQGAYDADFLAFANSNLAGPVGLLFAFVWTLIARPFGAELAAKRLTRFSWRDIVTLTEPATLAEHRKMGVQMLDRLMQHLPRLAMTGQDTGIALREVRVALNLLDLLAYSPRILGVPRVLLNQVVEGVGGYFKACLKAGERLPAPSGLLMTLDRTRRALNGQGLQGEDETRLHLLHALSGLRLALLPGVEFLGGTEMEAPLPDGAPL encoded by the coding sequence TTGAACGGATTTTTTACCGGCATGCCGCCGGCCAAGGATTGGTTCTATGGCGTAAGGACATTCGCCGCTTCAATGATCGCGTTGTACATCGCCATGCTGATGCAAATGCCGCGTCCGTATTGGGCGATGGCCACGGTGTATATCGTTTCCAGCCCGTTTGTCGGCCCTACCAGCTCCAAGGCGCTGTACCGGGCGGTCGGTACCTTCATGGGGGCGGCCGCTGCGGTGTTTTTTGTGCCGATGTTTGTACAGACGCCTTACCTGCTGGTGGTGGTGATCGCGCTGTGGACCGGGATTCTGCTGTTCCTGTCCCTGCACCTGCGCACCGCCAACAGCTATGCGCTGATGCTGGCCGGCTACACCTTGCCGCTGATCGCCCTGCCGGTGGTGGATAACCCGCTGGCGGTGTGGGATGTGGCCGAAGCGCGTACTGAAGAAATCTTCCTCGGCATTGCCGTGGCAGCCGTAGTGGGCGCGATGTTCTGGCCGCGACGCCTGGCGCCGGTGTTCGATGACTCGGTGAGCAAGTGGTTTGCCGACGCCCAGGTCTACAGCCAGCGCTTTCTCAGCCGCAACGTGCAACCCGATGAAATCAGCACCCTGCGCGGTGGCATGGTTGCCACCTTCAACACCCTGGAATTGATGATCGGCCAACTGCCCCACGAGGGCTCGCGGCCGCAAACGGTGCGCAACACCAAGGAGCTGCGCGGGCGGATGATCCACCTGCTGCCGGTGATCGATGCTCTCGACGATGCCGTGTATGCCCTGGAACACCGCGCGCCGGAATTGCTCGACCGTTTCACACCGTTGCTGACCGCCGCCAACGAGTGGCTGGCCAGCACGCAAAAGGACGCGCCCCTCGAACGCTGGCGTGTTCTGCGTGACCAGATCGAAGCCCTGCAACCCGATGCCGACGCCCTGGATGACCGCCATCAGTTGCTGTTCTCCAACGCCCTGTATCGTCTGGGCGAGTGGGTGGATTTGTGGCAAGACTGCCGCAGCCTGCAAGCCGCCATCCAGTGCGAAAGCCAGGACAGCTGGCGCGCGGTGTACCGCCATTGGCGCCTGGGCCGGCTGACCCCGTTTCTCGACCGTGGCCTGATGTTCTACTCGGCGTTTTCCACCGTCACCGCGATCATCGTCGCCTCGGTGCTGTGGATCCTGCTGGGCTGGACCGACGGTGGCAGCGCGGTGATCCTGGCGGCGGTGGCCTGCAGCTTTTTTGCCTCCATGGACGACCCGGCGCCGCAGATCTACCGGTTCTTTTTCTGGACCGCAATGTCGGTGCTGTTCGCCAGCCTCTACCTGTTTCTGGTGCTGCCCAACCTGCATGATTTCCCGATGCTGGTGCTGGCGTTTTCGGTGCCCTTTATCTGCATCGGCACGCTGACGGTACAGCCGCGCTTCTACCTCGGCATGCTGCTGACGCTGGTCAACACTTCGTCGTTCATCAGCATCCAGGGGGCCTACGACGCGGACTTCCTGGCCTTCGCCAACTCCAACCTGGCGGGCCCGGTGGGCCTGTTGTTCGCCTTCGTCTGGACCCTGATTGCCCGGCCGTTCGGCGCCGAGCTGGCGGCCAAGCGCCTGACCCGTTTCAGCTGGCGCGACATCGTCACCCTCACCGAGCCTGCGACCCTGGCCGAGCACCGCAAGATGGGCGTGCAAATGCTCGACCGCCTGATGCAACACCTGCCGCGCCTGGCCATGACCGGCCAGGACACCGGCATCGCCCTGCGGGAAGTACGTGTGGCGCTGAACCTGCTGGACCTGCTGGCGTACTCGCCGCGCATCCTCGGGGTTCCGCGTGTGTTGTTGAACCAGGTGGTGGAAGGCGTCGGCGGTTACTTCAAGGCCTGCCTGAAAGCCGGTGAACGTCTGCCGGCCCCCAGCGGTCTGCTGATGACCCTCGACCGTACCCGCCGCGCCCTCAACGGCCAGGGCCTGCAAGGTGAGGACGAAACCCGCCTGCACTTGCTGCACGCCCTCAGTGGCTTGCGCCTGGCGTTGTTGCCCGGCGTGGAATTTCTCGGCGGCACAGAAATGGAAGCGCCGTTACCCGATGGAGCGCCTTTATGA
- a CDS encoding MarR family winged helix-turn-helix transcriptional regulator, whose product MNISSSMVVGARTWRKICQTTLVSYGISEACAVPLLMIGRLGDGVHQVKVAQAAGMESPSLVRLLDQLCSSGYVCRTEDIHDRRAKALSLTERGRELVQAVEEQLVRLRREVLATIDPDDLEAALRVLRAFEGANQHPMVVSS is encoded by the coding sequence ATGAACATCAGCAGCAGCATGGTGGTAGGTGCCAGGACCTGGCGCAAAATCTGCCAGACCACGCTCGTCAGCTATGGCATCTCTGAAGCCTGCGCCGTGCCGCTGCTGATGATCGGCCGCCTCGGCGACGGCGTGCACCAGGTCAAGGTGGCCCAGGCCGCCGGGATGGAAAGCCCGTCCCTGGTGCGCCTGTTGGACCAGCTGTGCAGTTCCGGCTATGTGTGCCGCACCGAAGACATCCACGACCGCCGTGCCAAGGCCTTGAGCCTAACCGAGCGTGGCCGCGAGCTGGTGCAGGCGGTGGAAGAGCAGTTGGTGCGCCTGCGCCGCGAGGTGCTGGCGACGATCGATCCCGATGACCTGGAAGCTGCGCTGCGTGTACTGCGGGCCTTCGAAGGCGCCAATCAACATCCCATGGTTGTGAGTTCTTGA
- a CDS encoding type II toxin-antitoxin system RelE/ParE family toxin encodes MRVAWTPEAAQDRRDIWDFLFEKNPQAAADMDRRFSSAVLGLAKHPEIGPLGRITGTREVIPHPSYRLVYQLEPDVVRVVALVHTARQWPPEKATAS; translated from the coding sequence ATGAGGGTTGCCTGGACGCCGGAAGCGGCGCAGGACCGTAGGGATATCTGGGACTTTTTATTTGAGAAAAACCCACAAGCCGCAGCCGATATGGATCGACGCTTCAGCAGTGCAGTGCTGGGACTGGCAAAACACCCAGAAATCGGTCCACTCGGCAGGATCACGGGCACACGCGAAGTCATTCCTCATCCAAGCTACCGCCTTGTTTACCAACTTGAGCCCGACGTAGTAAGGGTCGTAGCGCTTGTGCACACCGCTCGCCAATGGCCACCAGAGAAAGCAACCGCCTCTTGA
- a CDS encoding DUF2789 domain-containing protein, whose product MESPVHNLPSLFKQLGLPDDPVSIERFIAVHSPLKPELHLAEAFFWTPGQRAFLREEILEDADWAEVVDELNLRLREGRGV is encoded by the coding sequence ATGGAATCCCCAGTCCACAACTTGCCATCGTTGTTCAAACAGCTCGGTTTGCCCGATGACCCGGTCAGCATTGAGCGGTTCATCGCGGTCCACTCCCCACTCAAGCCCGAACTGCACCTGGCGGAAGCGTTTTTCTGGACGCCAGGCCAGCGGGCGTTTTTGCGCGAAGAGATTTTGGAGGATGCGGATTGGGCGGAGGTGGTGGATGAGTTGAATTTGCGGTTGAGAGAGGGGCGAGGAGTCTAA
- a CDS encoding glycosyltransferase family 39 protein, whose protein sequence is MRRSVAEQDNKAGAFPVVNPGLWENAGWLARLWWVPLVALAMAVRFYGLTASAIWGDEGSSLLLAEYSLEDLWFHAAHDVHPPLYFFMLRGWIEVFGDSIFSLRSMSAIPGVVAVGLGVWLTRLIATRRAAVLAGILLALLPTAVRYSQEVRMYSLLGVWLLAATLALVYWVRQPERKRYLVAYALLMTAAFYTHYFTALCVLVHWSWLLLLRQPRTGGLRLVTRPGWWLANVAIVLLYLPWLPNLLGLVQHTEELKVGGDIGWEDPVNLYSVPSMVWQFLIQDPGDHLWRPLFIAFPLLLIALVGVTAWRDQSRYRFGWLLALFFILPVLLVYGVSFISPVFIERYLTAYAMSLPIIVAVAVDRLSPRLPLAGAALLVLFVGVEWVGVKTNATVDEHDQFNVVVEFVNRNYQEDDRIVISDMLWYLPYVYYDETDAQLQLFTPPTASGKSTRPNAYGFGTLVDQDGGRIYLDRLSALPAETQRVWLISGTEPPDEFAPLPTGWRQLSQQDGGGARARLFVLCNAPAGVHREGCD, encoded by the coding sequence GTGCGACGCTCTGTGGCGGAACAAGACAACAAGGCCGGGGCATTTCCCGTGGTCAATCCTGGTCTTTGGGAGAATGCCGGCTGGCTGGCTCGATTGTGGTGGGTGCCGCTGGTGGCGTTGGCCATGGCCGTGCGCTTCTATGGCCTGACCGCCTCCGCAATCTGGGGCGATGAAGGTTCAAGCCTGCTGCTCGCTGAGTATTCCCTGGAGGACCTGTGGTTTCACGCCGCCCATGACGTTCACCCGCCGCTGTATTTCTTCATGCTGCGCGGCTGGATCGAGGTGTTTGGCGACAGTATTTTCTCCCTGCGCAGCATGAGTGCGATCCCCGGTGTGGTTGCGGTCGGCCTGGGGGTCTGGCTGACGCGGCTGATCGCGACCCGCCGCGCGGCGGTACTGGCGGGGATTCTGCTGGCGTTGCTGCCCACGGCGGTGCGCTACAGCCAGGAAGTGCGAATGTATTCGCTGCTGGGCGTGTGGCTGCTGGCCGCCACCCTGGCATTGGTGTATTGGGTCCGCCAGCCTGAACGCAAGCGCTATCTGGTGGCCTATGCGCTGTTGATGACGGCGGCTTTCTACACCCACTACTTCACTGCCTTGTGCGTACTGGTGCATTGGTCATGGCTGCTGTTGCTGCGCCAGCCACGGACCGGCGGCCTGCGCCTTGTCACACGTCCGGGCTGGTGGTTGGCCAACGTTGCCATTGTCTTGCTGTACCTGCCCTGGCTCCCGAATTTGCTGGGCCTGGTGCAGCACACCGAAGAACTCAAGGTGGGCGGTGATATTGGCTGGGAGGATCCGGTCAACCTGTATTCCGTGCCATCGATGGTGTGGCAGTTCCTCATTCAGGACCCGGGCGACCATTTGTGGCGCCCCCTCTTCATTGCGTTTCCTTTACTACTGATAGCACTGGTAGGCGTGACCGCCTGGCGCGATCAAAGCCGCTATCGCTTCGGCTGGCTGCTGGCGCTGTTTTTCATCCTGCCGGTGCTGCTGGTCTATGGGGTGTCGTTTATTTCCCCGGTGTTTATCGAGCGTTATCTCACCGCCTACGCGATGAGTTTGCCGATCATCGTGGCGGTGGCTGTCGACCGTCTGTCGCCACGCCTGCCGCTCGCGGGGGCAGCACTGCTAGTGCTGTTTGTCGGGGTCGAGTGGGTGGGCGTGAAGACCAACGCCACCGTCGATGAACATGATCAATTCAACGTGGTGGTGGAGTTCGTCAATCGCAACTACCAGGAAGATGACCGCATCGTCATCAGCGACATGCTGTGGTACCTGCCCTACGTCTATTACGATGAGACCGACGCCCAGTTGCAGCTCTTCACACCGCCGACCGCCTCCGGCAAGTCCACACGGCCGAACGCCTATGGTTTTGGCACCTTGGTGGACCAGGACGGCGGGCGTATTTACCTTGATCGCTTGTCGGCGTTACCCGCCGAGACCCAGCGTGTATGGCTGATCAGCGGCACGGAGCCGCCGGATGAGTTTGCTCCGTTACCGACAGGGTGGCGCCAGCTCAGCCAGCAGGATGGCGGTGGCGCACGAGCCCGGCTGTTCGTGCTGTGTAACGCGCCAGCGGGCGTGCACCGCGAGGGTTGCGATTAA
- a CDS encoding outer membrane assembly lipoprotein YfiO yields the protein MRIGLLSPLALALLASLPLQAHASGDDSCYPDWRVSRNSLDVCSNLPFLSPGNDSRVNLRLLLADKNVMPLAPNALGEQDFSEGFGPVPFPVYRLTPAADEPDNKPDDSRTAELDELLSPLGIKRDDYKAAGEAFLSGEGSRCRSNADDSAAAFISQVVKADVPQAERQLLAKLRLQMLGSCSSDGVAAGEADSIKSADGQALLAYLKAAGDFYSGRFGDAQKGFAGLTSSSLPWLKETALYMTARTALNDAQQNAFDEYGTPSLEHVDKSALQQAETGFDDYLKTYPQGEYAASARGLLRRVHWLAPNPDKLADDFAWQLTQATEAQRNVSLDELVQEADTKLLTSTTAPVGNPLILALNDLMWMRAGDPPKLTREALDGQKSTFAQEPALYAYVQAAFAVYVEHQPDRALKLLPQDVPSNLDYFAFSQQTLRGLALEAKEDWKTAEALWLQLLPLAKRPLQRDQLELALAMNYERSGQLAKVFAADSPISAKQVRYILLRNVAGPDLLRQQLADSSDPVERQTAQFTLLYKDLLRGQFETFAEDLKQLPAQVPDDKLGTSLGYVYGGGQSLKLFQWKGDKAESGYTCPSIAQIASTLQADPKNPQGLNCLGEFILRNGLDGMPLEQARSAGSLGSTASPFKGETFSRLEGYKRVIGNPKAPHNDKAYALFRAINCYGPSGYNSCGGEDVDKAVRKGWFRQLKTGFADTQWGKSLQYYW from the coding sequence ATGCGCATCGGTCTTCTGTCACCCCTGGCACTGGCATTGCTCGCCTCCCTGCCCCTTCAGGCCCACGCCAGCGGCGATGACTCGTGCTACCCGGATTGGCGGGTGTCGCGTAACAGCCTGGACGTGTGCAGCAACCTGCCGTTTTTGAGCCCGGGCAATGACAGCCGGGTCAACCTGCGGCTGCTGCTGGCGGACAAAAACGTCATGCCGCTGGCACCGAATGCCCTGGGCGAGCAGGACTTTTCCGAAGGCTTTGGCCCGGTGCCATTCCCGGTGTATCGGCTCACGCCCGCAGCGGATGAGCCCGACAACAAACCCGACGACTCGCGTACCGCCGAACTGGATGAACTGCTCAGCCCACTCGGCATCAAGCGCGATGACTACAAGGCCGCCGGTGAAGCCTTCCTTTCCGGCGAAGGCAGCCGTTGCCGCAGCAACGCCGATGACAGCGCCGCCGCGTTTATCAGCCAGGTGGTGAAGGCCGATGTACCGCAAGCCGAGCGCCAACTACTGGCCAAACTGCGGTTGCAGATGCTCGGCAGTTGTTCCTCGGACGGCGTAGCGGCAGGCGAGGCCGACTCAATTAAATCCGCAGACGGCCAGGCATTGCTCGCCTACCTGAAAGCCGCCGGGGACTTTTACAGCGGGCGCTTCGGCGATGCGCAAAAAGGCTTTGCCGGGCTGACGAGCAGTTCGCTGCCTTGGCTCAAGGAAACAGCGTTATATATGACGGCGCGCACCGCGCTGAACGACGCCCAGCAAAATGCCTTCGACGAATACGGCACGCCCTCGCTTGAGCATGTGGATAAGTCCGCGCTGCAACAGGCCGAGACTGGATTCGATGATTACCTGAAAACTTATCCACAGGGCGAATACGCCGCCTCCGCCCGCGGCCTGCTGCGCCGGGTGCACTGGCTGGCGCCCAACCCCGACAAACTGGCGGACGACTTCGCCTGGCAACTGACCCAGGCCACCGAGGCCCAGCGCAACGTATCGCTGGATGAACTGGTGCAGGAAGCCGACACCAAATTGCTGACCAGCACCACGGCACCCGTAGGCAATCCGTTGATCCTGGCCCTCAACGACCTGATGTGGATGCGCGCCGGTGACCCGCCGAAGCTCACCCGTGAAGCCCTCGATGGGCAGAAGTCGACATTCGCCCAGGAACCGGCGCTATATGCCTACGTACAGGCGGCGTTTGCCGTGTACGTCGAGCACCAACCCGATCGCGCCTTGAAGTTGTTGCCGCAAGACGTGCCGTCGAACCTCGATTACTTCGCCTTCAGCCAGCAGACCCTGCGCGGCCTGGCATTGGAAGCCAAGGAAGACTGGAAAACCGCCGAAGCACTGTGGCTGCAACTGCTGCCGTTGGCCAAGCGACCGTTGCAACGTGACCAGCTGGAGCTGGCCTTGGCGATGAACTACGAACGCAGCGGCCAACTGGCCAAGGTATTCGCCGCCGACTCGCCGATCAGTGCCAAACAGGTGCGCTATATCCTGCTGCGCAACGTCGCCGGTCCCGATCTGCTGCGCCAACAGCTTGCCGATTCCAGCGACCCGGTAGAGCGCCAGACCGCGCAATTCACGCTGCTTTATAAAGACCTGCTGCGCGGCCAGTTCGAGACCTTTGCCGAGGACCTGAAGCAACTGCCCGCCCAGGTTCCCGATGACAAGCTGGGCACCAGCCTGGGCTACGTCTACGGCGGCGGCCAGTCGTTGAAACTGTTCCAATGGAAGGGTGACAAGGCCGAATCCGGCTACACCTGCCCGAGCATCGCGCAAATCGCCAGCACCCTGCAGGCCGATCCGAAAAACCCGCAAGGCCTGAACTGCCTGGGTGAATTCATCCTGCGTAACGGCCTGGACGGCATGCCCCTGGAACAAGCGCGCTCCGCCGGCAGCCTGGGCAGTACCGCCTCGCCCTTCAAGGGCGAAACCTTCTCGCGGCTCGAAGGCTATAAACGGGTGATCGGCAATCCCAAGGCCCCTCACAACGACAAGGCCTACGCACTGTTTCGCGCCATCAACTGCTATGGGCCTTCGGGCTACAACAGCTGCGGTGGGGAAGACGTCGACAAGGCCGTGCGCAAAGGTTGGTTCCGCCAGTTGAAGACCGGGTTTGCCGATACCCAGTGGGGCAAGTCGCTGCAGTACTACTGGTAA
- a CDS encoding DUF3142 domain-containing protein: MKRFWLALLLLASPAFGAVDARDHDAFWLWSGVAPQPVLKQAKTLYILQGQINSTRRAPQRGVQFIAQGMSVPRLTQGEIWVVYRAHTLHWPESVYSQMLGQVQRWRDAGNPVVGIQIDFDARTQYLNEYADFLRDLRQRLPKDLRLSITGLMDWSSNADPAAIAQLKGVIDEVVVQTYQGRHSIPDYAAYLPRMNRLGVPFKIGLIQGGAWEEPGYLKGNEWFRGYVVFLQNP; this comes from the coding sequence GTGAAGCGTTTCTGGCTGGCCCTGCTCCTGCTGGCAAGCCCGGCTTTCGGTGCGGTGGACGCCCGCGACCATGATGCGTTCTGGCTGTGGAGCGGCGTCGCGCCGCAGCCGGTGCTCAAGCAGGCCAAAACCCTGTACATCCTCCAGGGCCAGATCAACTCAACCCGCCGCGCACCCCAGCGTGGCGTGCAGTTCATCGCCCAGGGCATGAGTGTGCCGCGCCTCACCCAAGGTGAAATCTGGGTGGTGTACCGCGCCCACACCCTGCACTGGCCCGAGTCGGTCTACAGCCAGATGCTCGGCCAGGTACAACGTTGGCGAGACGCGGGCAACCCGGTGGTTGGCATCCAGATCGACTTCGACGCACGCACGCAATACCTCAACGAATACGCCGACTTCCTGCGCGACTTGCGCCAGCGCCTGCCCAAGGATTTGCGCCTGAGCATCACCGGGCTGATGGACTGGAGCAGCAACGCTGACCCGGCCGCCATCGCCCAACTCAAAGGCGTGATTGATGAAGTGGTGGTGCAGACCTACCAGGGCCGCCACAGCATCCCGGATTACGCGGCGTACCTGCCACGCATGAACCGGCTGGGAGTGCCATTCAAGATTGGGTTGATTCAGGGTGGGGCGTGGGAGGAGCCGGGATATTTGAAGGGAAATGAGTGGTTTCGTGGGTATGTGGTGTTTTTGCAGAATCCTTGA